Genomic DNA from Erythrobacter aureus:
ACGGCGTCGCGGCCAGCCAGCCAGACCAGGCTTTCGGAGAACGAGAAATACTCGTCGGGTGTCGGCCTGTCCCTGTGCGTGATCACGATGTCGTGATCGCCTTCGTCCATCGCAGTATTCAAGCGGACCGAACGCGCGCTCGACAAATAGATTTGAACGTGACGGTTTGAATTGCCGAAGGAGCGAACGACTTCGGTAAAGCGTCCGTCGACGAAATCCTCGAAGATCCCCACCGACAAGGTGATAGTGCCATGGGCAGCCTGCATCGCCTGCCAGGCGAGTTCGTTTGCGCTCAGTATTTCGCGGGCATGCCCTACAAGTTCCTCACCCCTGGGAGTCAGAGTGGATCGCCTGCCATCGCGTGTGATGAGCTGGTGCCCTACAAGCTCCTGCAATTTATGCATCTGCGCGGTGATCGCAGATGGCGACCGCCCGACGATCTTTCCGGCGCTCGCCAACGTCCCCGTGTCCGCGAAAGCCACGAGTGTGCGCAGGTGCGAGGGATCGATATCGTAGGCCAGCCGGAATCCTTCCACATCTTGGAATGGTTAGTTCCAAATAACTCGATATTGCAAAACAATCGATAGCTCTACAGCAGAGCTATGGAAAGAGCGGTTTCGATCCGAAACGAATTGATCTGGAGGACTGCCGCGATTGCCGGTGGTGCGGCGATCGCTCTGGCATTCGCGCGCTTTTCCTATGCCCTGATCCTGCCCGAAATGCAGAAGCAGCTGGCACTGGATTATGCCACGGCCGGCTTGCTGAATACCGTGAATGCTATCGGCTATCTCGCTGGCGCGCTCGCGACGGGTTCTCTGGCCGGGCGGTTTGGGGAGAAATTTCTCTTCAAAATCTCGTTCCTGGTTACCGCCATATCGATTGGCGCGACCGGCCTCTCGCCGGACCTCAACCTCATTCTCTTTTTCCGTGCCCTGTCGGGAGTGGCAGGTGCTTCCTGCATGATATCCGGAGCCGCGCTTGTCATTCGCGATGCCAAGCGGATCGACGCCCGTTTCGTTACCAAAGTCACCGGTCTTTACTTTGCCGCACCGGGTGCCGGGATTGCAATCTCCGCCTTCGTCATACCCTGGCTGGTCGACGGCTTCGGCTGGCAAGCGGGTTGGTACGGACTTTCGGCAATTTCGCTGGTCCTGGCGGTTCCGGCGTTTTTCGTCATCGACACCTTCGACGCTACTGCCCATGATCGACAAGCGTCCTCGGTCGCTCTCACGCGCAAGCTTCGTCGCCTCCTCTTGGCCTATGGCCTGTTTGGCGCAGGGTACATCGGCTACATGACCTTCATCATCGCTTATCTGCGCGGCGCGGGATACCTGTCCACTGCCTTTGTCAGCTGGTTCTGGGTGGCCCTTGGCTTGGCCGCTGTCGCTACGGCAGGTCTCTGGAGCAGATATTTCGCCCGGACCTCCAGCGGCAAACGGGTCGCCGTGCCGTTGGCAATGGTCTGTCTGGGCACGATCCTTGCGCTCGCCGTAACCGACCACGCGACCTTGCTGCTTTCCGCTATTGTCTTCGGAGGATCGTTTCTTGCCGTGGTCGCAGGCGTGGCTAACGCATTGGAATCCGAAGTTACCTCACAAGCCTACAGCAAGGCGCTGGGCACGCTGACCGCCGCATTTAGCGCAGGCCAGATCGTGGGTCCCCTCATGACCGGAGTGGTCTCCGATCGAAGCGCGGGGCTCACCCACGGGCTTTGGTTATCGGCCATGCTTCTGCTCGCCGGGTCCCTGATCGCCTGGTCCCATGATTGGGACCGGCAACGAGACGGCGCCGCATGGTAGTGCAAGGCTTCGCAAGGCCGTTCGCCTCTCCAGGCTCGCCTCTCGCAGGCTGTCACGAGGACTCTGCCGGCCTTGCAGGAAGCCGAATCGGCAGGTGATTGAATTGACGAAGGCGATCAAATTTTACGGCGCCGGCAGTCCAACTGCCGAACTGGGTATCCTGAGTTCGGCGTTCTCGACTTGCAACGAAGTGCTGGCCCGGGACTTCTATCAACTGACCTGTTCCTCGCATGCGAGGAGGTGTTCAAATCGCGATCATAATGGGTTTGGGGAAGACGCCTGCAGTGTCGACAGAATAATACTGGACGACATCGTCATCGAAGACCGCGAGATCGCGCAGGCTGCACTCGATCGTGCCGACGGGCGGCTTGCCGGCGTTCATGCCGGCGTTTTCCCGATCGCGAGAATGGGGCTGCTAGAAGCCAGAAGGGCTACGGTACACTGGGCGCTCAGAAAAGAAGCGGAGACCAGATTCCCGAGCGTAGCCTGGACTTGCGAGCAGATATTCCACCAGGATGATAATCTGTTCACCTGTGCTGGAAGGTTATCGGCGCTGGACCTTGCCTTGCATTGGGTGGAAGCCGACCTGGGCAAGGAGGTCGCTCTCGAAGTGGGGAGGCAGTTGATCATTCCGTTTCCCCGGGGTGAGCGTCACCCGCAACAATCCCGCCTTCTTGAGGGTTTTTTCGCGTCGTCGGAACGGACCCGCTCGATCTGCAGCGCGATCATATCCCGCCCCGACAGGGACTGGTCGGTTACGGAAATGGCCCGCCAATCCGCGATGACAGAACGGACACTGCATCGCCGCTTTCGCAAGGAGATCGGTGTCACACCTGCCAAATTCGTGGAGCTGGTAAGGGTTCTCTATGCCGCCGACATGATGGGGATGGACGCAGGCTCACCCGACTGTATTGCGGCGAAGGTCGGTATGCATAATGCCCAAACGCTTCGAAGAGCACTAGGGAGGAAGCCCGCGACCGTTCAGGCCTGACAGCCGATACGTTCTTTCAGCGTACTCAACTCTCTTTTCGATAGGCCTGGAAGACAGCGGAGAAATTCGCGCAGCGCTCGTCGTCCGCCTCGGCTATTCCCTGCGCGATTACCGTCGATCGTCCCACCTTGGCAAAAGTGCATGCGAACTCCAGCCACTGTCCGATCTTCGCCGAACCTACATAATTGACATCGAGATTGATTGTCACCAGCCCGGAGATCTCGGCATCCCTCGCGGCACATGACAGGCCGAGGCAATTATCCGCCAGAGTGGCAATGACGCCGCCATGCGCAAATCCGCGCGAGTTGCAGTGAGACTTTGCAACCACCAGGCCGAGCGTGACGCCCGTCTCCGATGTTTTCGAATAGAGCGGTTCCCAGGGATCGGTAACCGGGCTCTTGCGGTCATGGCGTGCGAAACCTTGCGGGATGGGGCTTTCTGTCATTGCTTGCTCGCTTCGACTGCTACGTAGAGATTATCGCTTGCCCAGGCTTCACCGGCCTCTTCGAAAGAAAACAATCGCGGTCCGACCAACGAAGGATCGAAGCCGCAATGAAGGTGGGTTGAAATGGCCGGGGGAATGCCTTCCCTGCAATTGGGTCGACCCAACTCGAATGAAACGCCTTTCTGATAGGCTTGCATGAGGGGAAGTTCCCCCGAAACGAAATCTGGCGCAACCCCGGTAATCGTTCCGGCCGGCTTGACGAGTTCGAAAGCTTTCCTGAGCCATTCCCTGTTTCCGCTCGCATCGACGATCACGTCGAACGCCGGCTCATTGGACAGCGAGTCCGGGGCGGAGGCTGTGTCAACTCCGTAGAGCGCTGCGGCTTCCCTGTTTGCCGGGTCGGGGTCGCAGTAGAGGACGCCAGCTGCTCCCGATCTCATTGCGATTGCAGCCGCGTAGATTCCGATAACGGGAACAAGTCCGCCGAGGACGAGGACGCTGGCTCCTGGCCGTTCCTTTAGCGGAGGGCCTACGCTGCGCCAGGCGTCGCTGGCCATATCGGCGAGACCGATCGACTGCCCTGCATCCAGCTGTTCGGGAAGCGGCACCATCATGGCCTTGGCGAAGGGAACCTTGATATAGTCCGAAAGGCCGCCACCATATCCGCCCTCCCGGCCCATCCCGTAGCTCGCTGCGAAGGGCACCGAGCGGCAGCGGCCGGAATTTCCCGTACGGCACATATCGCATGACCCGCAGGAGATTTGCGCGCTGACGATCACGCGATCTCCCCGTGCAAAGCCTGCCTCCGCCAGCGTTCCCAGATCGACGATCTCTCCGATGATTTCATGGCCAATCGGTTCACCGCTGCCCATCGGCAGGTAACCGCGCATGTATAAGCGGTCGAGATCGCAGCGCCCCATGACGAGGGGACGCACGATAGCCTCGTTTTCGTCTTCGATGAAAGGCGTGTCCACCTCCCTGAGCTCGAGCTTGCCCGGCTCGAGAAAGACCCAGCTGCGCATTGACGGATCCATCATCCTTGGTCCTCTTGTCTGCTTTGTTCCGAACACCGAAATCGGCATTGCCACCGGCTGCGGGCAAGGTGCGTGCGGCAGCGGATTGTGGCAGGAATTGATGTTTAATTGTCCTGAGGCGCGCCTTTTGGTGCCGGTACAGGGCAGATTTGCTGGCAAGTTCAAGGATCACCCATTGAAACCTCTAGGCTCGGTACTCCCGCACTCGATCCCGCAATTAGAGACGCGGCGGCTACTGATCCGCGCGCATCTGGCTACAGACCTGGATCCGGCTGCCAGGATGTGGGCGGACAGCGAGGTGACCCGATTCATCGGAGGCAAACCGCGCAGCCGCAGCGAGGTTTGGACAACGATCCAGCGCAATATCGGGAGCTGGTGGCTCCTCGGCTATGGGTTCTGGGCAATCACAGACAGGTCGGACGGCCGCTTTCTCGGCGAAATCGGTTTCCTCGAAGGCTTGCGCGATCTCAGCCCCGGACACGAAGGCACTCCGGAAATGGGCTGGTGCCTCGCACCATCGGCCTGGGGTTCGGGCATTGCCAGTGAAGCGGTGGCAGTCGCGCTCGACTGGTTCGATCGGACGCTTGGTACCAAATGTGTGTGCATTATCGAGCCCGACAACAAAGCCTCTGTCCGCGTAGCAGAGCGCAACGGATTTGCATGGGACTATGACGCGACCGGACCATCAGGTTCGATCGGTGTGTTTCGGAGGCCTGCCCTAGCCCAATAGTGCCCGTACCTCGATCTCGATCGTGTTCGAAGACTCTATTTCAGCAGTTTCAGCGGTAGCGGGATCTCACACAGCGAAATCGGCTTTGCCGGTCTGTCCGGATCCGCTTCGAGCGCCTTTGCTGCGTTATCAACATAGTCGGCAAGGGCTTCGCTGTCCTCCTTCAACCGTGCAAACTTCGCGCCTGCGAGGGCTTCGGCCTCCGGGCCGGTGCTGATTGTTACGAGCGTAAACTCGGCACCCGCCAGGGCAGGGCGCTCCCCGAACCAATGAGACAGAAAGCTTCCGTTCGACAGCGGATCGGTTGTGCCGATCACCTGGCCAAGCAGGACAGAAGAGTGATCGAGCGAACGCGTTTGCGATTGGCCGACTATGCGCAAAGCCACCTTGTCTGGTGCGCCGCCTTCGGCATCGCGCGCAATAGTGACCGCGCCGGGGCAGTGCATGGGCCAGAAGGTTCTGGGACGATTCACTCTTTCCGGCGTCATCGGTGCGATCGTTTCAAGTTCGACGGCCACCCGGAACCCGCCCACATAGCCGACAGCATTGGACGCGGGGTCGTCATCATCGCTGAAGTCCGGCTCGAACTCGAAAGTGCCGTCATCGAGCGCTTGCAATTCGACCGGGTCGGGATCCGCCATATCGTCATAAGTCTCTTCGGCCACACGGCGGCCCAGCAATGACCATAGCCACCTCATTTCGCCTTCGACGTAATTCTTGCGTGAAGGCTTTGGAGGAATTTGCGCAAGTGGTCCTGCCGTTGGCGTTGGTATGCGCAGCACAAGTCCGCCAGTGACGGGATCGTATGAAAAGGTTTGGCCAAGACCTAGGGCATGCAGAAGTTCGCGTGGTTGGGTTTCCGCTCCATCGCCATCGCGGCCGACCGCCGCCATTTGGATGACGAAACCGATCTCTTCCCCGCTTTGCGGGTCTTCCATTCCCAGTATGGCAATATCCTCGCGCGGGATCATCGCCCAGTCGGCGTCGGTTGCCTTGCCTTGCATGAGCCGTGTTTCTCCCGGATATAAGCAAGCAGACAGCGACAGTGTGACCGAAATCAGTATCGCCGAGACATATCCGGGTGCCGGTTTCGTGATCATCGCAGGTGCTCCTCCAAGTTGTGCTGCCTGTTCCTAGCGCAGGCCGGTCTCCCTTGGAGAGAACAGTCAAATTTGGCAGCATGAGCATGCGGTTTGTCAGGTGAATAGGAACGTCCGACTTCTGAAGTCCTGGGAGGTAGCCGTGTCTGCTGCAGCTATCGCTGTTCGGGCAATCTTATCGTGATGTCACGGGGCTGCGCGACGGTGCCGTTCGCGTCGACCAATTTCGCCCTGATCGTCTCCCCGGTCACCCGACGCACAAACTCGACAGGCGCGGGTTTTTCCATGACTTCCTGTTCGGCCCATTGGCTCAGCGAAATCAGCGGAGCGGCGAGTGCCTGCCCTTTCGCCGTCAGGAAATACGCCATGCGCTGGCGGGTGCCGGGCTCGCGATAGGGGCGCTTTTCAAGAATCTGCGCGTCGCACAGTTTCTTGAGCCGATCCGAGAGCATCGCTCGCGGAATGTCGAGGTCGGCGAGCATGTCCTCGAAGCGGATCACACCATAGAATGCTTCACGGATAATCAGGAGCATCCAGCGCTCTCCGATAAGCTCCGCAGCTATTGCAAGCGGACACTCGCTTCGCGGCACAGGGGCGCGGTTGCGCACTGCTATATTCTCGTTTTCGCGCGTCATTCGAAGCCGAGTATACCGTCTTGCCCCTACATTCAAAATATATATCTAGCCAGGTGCGATCGGTTCTCTTCGGGCGATCATCTCGCCATGACCGGCAAGCTTCTGGGCCAAAGGATAGGACAATAAAGATGGCACACCCATACGATGTCGAGCATGCTAGCAGACTGCATGTCGAATGGTGCGTGGATCTGGCGAAGCGCATGGATGTCAGGACGACACACCAAAGCGGTCCGCAAATGCGTGCGGTCATGCATGAGCTGAGGCGCTCTGTGCCCAACGACGCCGTGCTCGAAATAGCCAATGCGCTTCCCGCGCTGGAACGCGGTATCTTTCTCGATGGCTGGCGGCTTGACGAAGCGAAGGAAGAGCCGACTACTCCGGACGAATTCCAGGACCGCGTCTATGACCGCGTACGGGCTCACCACTTTCGGGTCGAAACCCTGGTGGGTGATGTCTTCTGGTTGTTTTGCCAAAAGCTGGAGCAGCCCAAGGCCGCGAAGATCCGCGAGAATCTTCCCCGCGTGCTCGCTTCGCTTTGGCCTGCACCGTAGAACAAAGCGGTTTTGTTGCGATCATTTCGGAGAGTAGCGCCATGCGGTCTCTCCGTTCGATGTCGGGTAACTCTCTCCTTCGCACCGGCGCGCGTAACCGGCGCCTGCATTGGCCTGTGAGCGCCATGAGCGCTCGCTGTCTTTGACTCCGAGGCATGCCCAATCTGAGTTTGACAACTGAACTTAGAGCGGGCATTCGAGGCTTGAGTTCAAAAAACAGATGTAGAAGGTTACTCGTATGGAAGACATGCTTGCGCGCGATGATGATCTGGCCGATTTCGTCGGTCGACAGATCGAAATAGATGATGTGGAGAAGACCGTCTGGGTAACGGGCGACGGCCCGGCCGTCATCGTCATGACCGAATTGCCCGGTATCAGTCCTCACGTCGCGAGATTTGCGCGCTGGGTGCGGGATGCGGGCTTTACCGTCTACATGCCGTCCCTGTTTGGCCGCGATGGCGCCGTACCCGCTGCCGATGAAGGTTCCCAGACTTTCAAGAAGGTTTGCGTGGCCGCAGAGTTTCACGCATTTGCGGGGAAAGGCTCCAGCCCGGTCACGGGCTGGCTGCGCGGACTGGCAAGACTTGCGCATAAGGAATGCGGCGGACCGGGTGTCGGTGCGATCGGCATGTGTTTCACCGGCAATTTTGCACTGAGCATGATGCTCGAGCCATCGGTTATCGCACCGGTTCTCGCGCAGCCCTCGCTGCCACTGGACAAGCCGGAAGAGGTCGAGAGTTCGCCCGAGGAGCTGAGAGCCGTCAGGGAGCGGCTGGAGAAGGACGACCTTACAGTTCGCGCATACCGTTTCGAAGGTGACCAGATTTGCCGCGCTGCGCGTTTTGCCGCCTACGCGGACGCATTGGGCGACCGTTTCGTGCCGACGACCTTGCCCGATTCAGCGGCCAATACGAACGTGTCTCCGTTTTTCGAGGCGCATGTGCCGTATCCTCACAGTGTGGTCACGCAACACCTGATCGATGGGGCGGGCGAACCCACTGTCAAAGCGAGAGACGAGATTCTGGAGTTCTTTCGTCACCGGCTGCAAGATTAGTAGGTCCTGAAATGAGCGAGGGCGGGCGCGGCTCTCGCTCGTGACCTGGCACTTGCCGCAATCTTCTGATGCGGTCATGACCACGGCAACTTGCCGCCTCAGCGCCTTGCAAATTCCCGGCGGAACACGGCCGGGCTCTGACCGAGCTTCTCGCGAAAATGGTGGCGCAGATTATAGGCGCTGCCAAAGCCGGTCGCCTCCGCCACTTCGTCCACCGAACGGTCCGATGCGACCAGCAGATCCTTCGCCGCCTCCAGTCTTTCCGCGATAATCCACTCGCCCGGCCCCTTGCCCGTCGCCTCGACAAAGCGGCGCTCGAATGTGCGGCGGCTCATCCTCGCCAGATCGGCCATCTTCGAAATGGTCCAGCGCTGGGCGACATCTTGCCGGATGCGGTCGAGCAGAGGCGCGAGCCCGGTATCCGGTCGGACCTGGACTGTGCGCTCGACGAACTGCGATTGTCCTCCGCTACGATGCGGGGGCATGACGATACGCTTTGCAACCGAATTCGCGGCATCGGGGCCGAAATCGCTACGCACGAGTTCGATCATCAGATCGATGCCGGCCGCGCTGCCGGCCGATGTGAAAATATTGTTCGCGCCATGATACAGTGACGCTTCGTCGACCTCGATCGCCGGGAAGCGGTCGCGCAGCGCCTGTGCGTATCGCCAATGCGTCGTAACCCGTGTGCCATCGAGCAGCCCGGTTGCAGCCAGGACAAATGCCCCGGAGCAGATGGATACCAGCCGCGTCCCACGCTTGTGCGCGGTTTGTAGCAAGGCAACCAGTTCATCGGGCACCGGGTGATCCATGCCCCGCCAGCCGGGAATAATGATCGTATCCGCTCGCCTGAACAAACCCGGGCTGCCGTCAGGCAGGATCGTAAAGCCGCCTTGTGCGCGCAGTGGTCCGGGTTCGATCGCAGCGCTCGCGAAACGATACCAGTTCCGCCCCATCTCCGGCCGGGCGAGACCGAACACCTCCGAGACAATTCCGAATTCGAACGTGCAGAGCCCGTCATACAAAAGCGCGACAACAAGCGGACCGTTCGTTTTCGGCATAATCTTTACGCTTATTGCCATTTCCGCCAATTGCAAGAGGCCGTTCGCGCCCATAATTCGGGCTGTGAAAGGAAAGATCCATGCCATCCACAGTGACAGCCGTTCCACCCGCTTCCAGCGCCGAGGCGCATGAGCATTTTGCCGCCCAGTTCCGGTTCGAGACCGATTGCTGGGACGTCCATGAGGCGATGGGCAAGGAGCCCGACTTTGTCCTGCTCGATGTGCGCAGCCCCCAGATGTTCGCCAAGGGGCATGTGCCGGGCGCGGTCAATCTGCCGCACGGCAAGATTATTGCCTCGAAACTGGCGCAGTGGTCCGATGACACGGTGTTTGTAACTTATTGCGCCGGTCCGCATTGCAATGGTGCGGCAAGGGGAGCCTTGAGATTGGCGGACCTCGGACGCAAGGCCAAGATCATGGCGGGCGGGGTGACCGGATGGCTGGATGAAGGCTTCGCGCTTGAAACCGGCAGTTGAAGACGGCGGGAGCGTTCGGGTACGTCGAGCCGCTACCACAGACTGCGGTCAACTCATCGACCTGATCCGCGCCCATGCCAGATACGAAGACAGTAGCGCGACGCTCACTTCCGAAACGCTTTCGGGATTGTTGTCGGCAGCCGATCCTCCGATCGAGATCCTTGTCGCCTCCTGCGATGACCGCGTGCTCGGCTATGCGGCGATGACATATGATTTCTCGCTCTGGCGTGCCCATTTGTGGGCGCATCTCGATTGCCTTTTCGTGACCGAGAACTCCCGCGGGATGGCTGTCGGACGCAAGCTTTTCGACTCTGCCCTGCTCCGGGCGGACGAGAAGGGAGCCGACCGTCTCGAATGGCAGACACCCGCCTGGAATGACGGGGCCGTCCGCTTCTATCGCCGCCTGGATGTTCTCGAGTGTCCGAAACTGCGCTTCGCCAAGGAACTTGCGGGCAGCGCGGGGGCTCTGGTTCGCGAAGTGCCCTGACAATCCGCTTTACAGCGCCAAGGCCCGTTCCGCCTCGTCGTGAACGAATGCCGGTTCGTAGTCCCTGGTCTCCGCGCCCGACAGGCCGGTATCCCGCAGCGCGTCGCGCCAGCTATTCGCCAGTTGTCCGGCCAGTTCGCGGATGAGCGCAACGGCGTCATCCTCAGCGATCTCGAAGAAGTCGCAGGCCTCCAGAGCCAGTTCGATCGAGCGGTCATGTGCCCCGCCCTCGATGATCGCGGTTTCGAGATATGGATTGCGATCGGGTGCGGGGTTCACATCGAACACCGGCGACAGCCGCCAGCGGTTTTCTCCTGCATAGAGAAAGCCGTGGTTTTTCAGGTGATCGTCCTTGTTCGACACCAGGATCGTGAACACGAGCCGGCGGTAGAGCTCCTCGAAGTCGGCTTGCGGGTCGGCGGAATGTGCGCGCAGAAAATCGACGATTTCCGTGTAGGACCCGGGGTCTGTTCCGGGCTTGTCCAGCGCCGTGCGCGCCGAAATATAGGGGATGCGTGCCGTCCCGCGCCGGTCGAACCGCTCGAGCAGCGCGGCCGGATAGGGCGTGTCGGCCATTTCCAATCTGACTTCGGGTGTTTTTATCCCGCACGCTCTGGCAAGCCGGAGCGTCGCTACCTCGACGCGCTCGACCGGGCTCTCGTCGGTCAAAGAGGTAAACTTTGCGAGCCAGAGCCGGTCGCCTTCGCGCACATTGGCCTTGGGGCGCGCACCGCCCGACCCGCCTGCACCTGCCAGCGCCTGCATGTCTTCCTGCGAGACATCCTTGCCCGCCTCGTAGTCGCGCGCGATCATTGTGATCGCTTCGAGCTCCACCAGTCGGGGGATGGCATCGGGTGCCTTTCCGGCGATGATGTTTCCATCATCGTCGAGGAACCGCAGGGCGCCCTGGCGGCACATATCGTCGGACAGGGTGAGGTATTCGAACTCGGAAAGGCCGGCGCCGTAAGTGCGTCGCAGCAACCGGCGTCCCCAGCTATCGGGTGCAGCATCGGCGAATGCGCCCGGAAGGGCATCTGGCGCTCTCTCGCGCTGGCCCGCCGCGTGGTAGGGTCCGCCTTCGAGCGGCAGGCTCGGTGCCAGCGCAAAAGCCTGCTTGTGGGCGGTCCATTCGGAAGAATAGGAAAAGGTCGAGAACTGCCGCGACGCTTCGCTGGTGAAATGCAATTGCCCCACCGGAAGCAGGCCTTCGCCAAGGGCAACCTGGGACGAGAACCTGGCCATCAGAAGGCCACGCCATCGGGATCGGTGTCATCGCCTTCGTGCCCGTCGGACTGGCTTTGCTTTCCTGCAGACCGGCCGGTTCCGGCACGCCGCGTGCCGCTCGACCGGCCGCGCTGTGGCAGGCGTTCGCTGTCGAGCGCGAGGCCGATATCGTCTTTGCGCACGTCGGCCAGCTCGCCAAGACGGTCGACCAGTCCGAATACAACGAGGATGTCGCACAGCGTGCCGATGCCGACTCCGGTATCGCCTTGCTCGAGGCGCGCAACCGTGCTGCGCGATGTTCCCGCGCGCAGCGCGAGATCTTCGATCGAGATACGCCTGCGTAGCCGCGCTTCGCGCAGGTCTTCGCCAAGGCGGCGCAGGGCGGATGCGGTTTTTGGTGAGGCCATCTTAATCGCTCAAATATGATGCATTATCGCAATCAAACGCTCATATATGAGATGTTATGAAAACATGCAAGTGTGATGGGCGGTTGTCAGGCGGAGCGCTTGTATTCCCGAAGATGGTGATAGATCGCAGCAAGCTCCTCCGCCTTGGCCTCGGTGAACCCTGCGCGGACAAGTTCGGAGCGCAGCACATGGCCGGGTATGGTCTGACGACCTTCCTTCACCAGCCGGTAGAACCGCTTCCAGTCGAGCGGATGGAGCGACGATGTATTGGCCAGGATCGTGAACTGGTCGAGCAACTTTTTCGAGTTTGGCGAAAGCCGGAAAGCCTGGCCTCTACCGCCGCCGATCCACAGATGCTCGCCGCAGGCCTCCCGGACCGCACGATGCGCTATACTGGTCGTATCGAACAGAGGGATTATCTGCCGCTCTTCCGCATCGAACAAATGTCGGCAAAGCCCGCCTGAATCTTTTTAAGCCTCTCCCCTCGGGGCAATCCGAATCTGCTGTGCGCACGCTCCGGCCCGACTTCGGGATT
This window encodes:
- a CDS encoding type II toxin-antitoxin system HipA family toxin, whose protein sequence is MARFSSQVALGEGLLPVGQLHFTSEASRQFSTFSYSSEWTAHKQAFALAPSLPLEGGPYHAAGQRERAPDALPGAFADAAPDSWGRRLLRRTYGAGLSEFEYLTLSDDMCRQGALRFLDDDGNIIAGKAPDAIPRLVELEAITMIARDYEAGKDVSQEDMQALAGAGGSGGARPKANVREGDRLWLAKFTSLTDESPVERVEVATLRLARACGIKTPEVRLEMADTPYPAALLERFDRRGTARIPYISARTALDKPGTDPGSYTEIVDFLRAHSADPQADFEELYRRLVFTILVSNKDDHLKNHGFLYAGENRWRLSPVFDVNPAPDRNPYLETAIIEGGAHDRSIELALEACDFFEIAEDDAVALIRELAGQLANSWRDALRDTGLSGAETRDYEPAFVHDEAERALAL
- a CDS encoding helix-turn-helix transcriptional regulator translates to MASPKTASALRRLGEDLREARLRRRISIEDLALRAGTSRSTVARLEQGDTGVGIGTLCDILVVFGLVDRLGELADVRKDDIGLALDSERLPQRGRSSGTRRAGTGRSAGKQSQSDGHEGDDTDPDGVAF